From Candidatus Rokuibacteriota bacterium, a single genomic window includes:
- a CDS encoding MaoC/PaaZ C-terminal domain-containing protein has translation MIKQGLTYEEHVVGAAYDTLGRTVTEADICAFVNLCGFNEPLFYDMEYVATASVFKGKPAPGAFTFCLSEGLVMQTGLIHGTGMSYLGSEIRIVSPVLVGDTLHVRVVITDKRETKKADRGIVTYKHEVLNHRGELVLEATIKRMIKRASATDA, from the coding sequence ATGATCAAGCAGGGACTGACGTACGAGGAGCACGTTGTCGGGGCGGCGTACGACACGCTGGGGCGGACGGTGACGGAGGCCGACATCTGCGCCTTCGTCAACCTCTGCGGATTCAACGAGCCTCTCTTCTACGACATGGAGTACGTCGCGACGGCCTCCGTGTTCAAGGGCAAGCCGGCGCCCGGCGCCTTCACCTTCTGCCTCTCCGAGGGGCTGGTCATGCAGACGGGGCTGATCCACGGCACCGGCATGTCCTACCTCGGCAGCGAGATCAGGATCGTGTCGCCGGTGCTGGTGGGCGACACGCTGCACGTCCGCGTGGTGATCACCGACAAGCGCGAGACCAAGAAGGCCGACCGCGGCATCGTCACCTACAAGCACGAAGTGCTGAACCATCGCGGCGAGCTGGTCCTCGAGGCGACGATCAAGCGCATGATCAAGCGGGCGTCGGCGACGGATGCCTGA
- a CDS encoding ABC transporter ATP-binding protein yields MLEVRDLHVSYGEIRALKGVSFGVGQVEVVALLGSNGAGKTTTLRAISGLLAARQGDVVFEGGSLIGVASHAIVRRGVTHVPEGRRIFNRLTVLENLEMGAFTRSDPGVPEDIDRVFSIFPRLKERRAQVAGTLSGGEQQMLAIGRALMARPRLLLLDEPSMGLAPVLVEQIFETVQTINRQGVTILLVEQNAAMALSIAGRGYVLETGNLVLEGSARDLADNPEVRRAYLGEA; encoded by the coding sequence ATGCTTGAGGTGCGGGACCTCCACGTGTCCTACGGCGAGATCCGGGCGCTCAAGGGCGTGTCCTTCGGCGTGGGGCAAGTGGAGGTCGTCGCCCTCCTCGGCAGTAACGGCGCGGGCAAGACGACCACGCTCCGGGCCATCTCAGGGCTCCTCGCCGCGCGTCAGGGGGACGTCGTCTTCGAGGGCGGCTCGCTCATCGGCGTGGCCTCGCACGCCATCGTGCGACGCGGCGTCACCCACGTCCCCGAGGGGCGGCGCATCTTCAACCGCTTGACCGTGCTGGAGAACCTCGAGATGGGCGCCTTCACGCGCTCCGATCCCGGGGTGCCGGAGGACATCGACAGGGTCTTTTCGATCTTCCCGCGGCTCAAGGAGCGGCGCGCCCAGGTCGCGGGTACGCTCTCCGGCGGCGAGCAGCAGATGCTGGCTATCGGCCGCGCCCTCATGGCGAGGCCCAGACTCCTGCTACTCGATGAACCCTCCATGGGGCTGGCGCCCGTCCTCGTCGAGCAGATCTTCGAGACCGTGCAGACCATCAACCGGCAGGGCGTGACCATCCTGCTCGTCGAGCAGAACGCGGCCATGGCGCTGTCCATAGCCGGCCGCGGCTACGTCCTCGAGACCGGCAACCTGGTCCTCGAGGGCTCCGCCCGAGACCTCGCCGACAATCCCGAAGTCCGGCGCGCCTACCTCGGGGAGGCGTAA
- a CDS encoding ABC transporter ATP-binding protein, with amino-acid sequence MAVLLEARGVTKKFGGLTALNNVDFELEEGRIASIIGPNGAGKTTFFNVFTGLYVPEEGAVRFQGTPLMGLRPDQITALGICRTFQNIRLFKNMTAVENVLVGMHARVDSGFWGALSRNPHWKREEEALWARAAALLDIVGLRGRANELARNLPYGDQRRLEIGRALASKPALLLLDEPTAGMTQGEAQSLMALLRRLVGDLGLTILLIEHNMRVVMEVSDHVTVLDYGEKIAEGRATEVQKNPRVIEAYLGRRKWTPRAEAGDA; translated from the coding sequence ATGGCCGTCCTCCTCGAGGCGCGCGGGGTCACCAAGAAGTTCGGCGGGCTGACCGCGCTCAACAACGTGGACTTCGAGCTCGAGGAGGGCCGGATCGCGTCCATCATCGGCCCCAACGGCGCGGGCAAGACCACCTTCTTCAACGTCTTCACCGGGCTCTACGTGCCGGAGGAGGGCGCCGTCCGGTTCCAAGGGACCCCGCTCATGGGACTGCGCCCCGACCAGATCACGGCGCTCGGAATCTGCCGCACCTTCCAGAACATCCGGCTCTTCAAGAACATGACGGCCGTCGAGAACGTGCTCGTAGGCATGCACGCGCGCGTCGACTCGGGCTTCTGGGGGGCGCTCTCGCGGAACCCGCACTGGAAGCGCGAGGAGGAGGCCCTCTGGGCGCGGGCTGCTGCGCTGCTCGACATCGTGGGGCTCCGCGGCCGCGCCAACGAGCTGGCGCGCAACCTGCCCTACGGCGACCAGCGGCGCCTGGAGATCGGCCGGGCGCTGGCCTCGAAGCCCGCCCTGCTCCTCCTCGATGAGCCCACAGCCGGCATGACGCAGGGCGAGGCGCAGAGCCTCATGGCGCTCCTGCGGCGGCTCGTCGGCGACCTCGGCCTGACCATCCTCCTGATCGAGCACAACATGCGCGTCGTCATGGAGGTGTCCGACCACGTCACGGTGCTCGACTACGGCGAGAAGATCGCCGAGGGGCGCGCAACCGAAGTCCAGAAGAACCCGCGGGTCATCGAAGCCTACCTCGGCAGGCGGAAGTGGACGCCGCGGGCGGAGGCCGGCGATGCTTGA
- a CDS encoding branched-chain amino acid ABC transporter permease, whose amino-acid sequence MIRDLLDKPVPATILVVSLLGVTAWGVASYPRSIVVFMLFQTSILLLYFARMPRWLKTSLTLGTLGVLMPVLGSINAYYMEIAIQVGIFVALALGLNIVVGLAGLLDLGYVAFFAVGAYSWAIFGSPQANLIFGGDFFPLSPWWFFVFLFVGVGVAAGAGLLLGLPVLRLHGDYLALVTLGFGEVIRVLANNLDKPINFTNGPKGITPIGRPPIFFAPALRAVGIEPDPNVIYPLYLYALVLLIVGATVLVNRRLEDSHIGRAWEAIREDQTAAQAMGVPLVRMKLLAFACGASFAGAVGVLFSAKQIFINPESFTFMESIGVLAMIILGGMGSIPGAILGATVVTVLNLQVLKGLSLWVNELRNAGVEIFGYNLANLPTQLEPAKYERMVFGLILVLMMIFRPQGILPAQRRTRELDEP is encoded by the coding sequence ATGATCCGCGATCTGCTCGACAAGCCCGTGCCCGCGACGATTCTCGTCGTGTCGCTGCTCGGCGTCACGGCGTGGGGCGTCGCCAGCTACCCACGCTCGATCGTGGTCTTCATGCTCTTCCAGACATCGATCCTCCTCCTCTACTTCGCGCGGATGCCGCGGTGGCTCAAGACGTCGCTGACCCTCGGCACGCTCGGCGTCCTCATGCCCGTGCTCGGGAGCATCAACGCCTACTACATGGAGATCGCGATCCAGGTCGGCATCTTCGTGGCCCTGGCGCTCGGGCTGAACATCGTGGTCGGCCTGGCCGGCCTCCTCGACCTGGGCTATGTCGCCTTCTTCGCCGTGGGCGCGTATTCCTGGGCGATCTTCGGGTCTCCGCAGGCCAACCTGATCTTCGGCGGCGACTTCTTCCCGCTCTCCCCGTGGTGGTTCTTCGTCTTCCTGTTCGTGGGCGTGGGCGTGGCCGCGGGCGCCGGGCTCCTCCTCGGCCTGCCGGTGCTGAGGCTCCACGGCGACTACCTGGCGCTCGTGACGCTGGGCTTCGGCGAGGTGATCCGCGTCCTGGCCAACAACCTCGACAAGCCGATCAACTTCACCAACGGCCCCAAGGGGATCACGCCCATCGGACGGCCGCCCATCTTCTTCGCCCCCGCGCTGCGTGCCGTCGGGATCGAGCCGGACCCGAACGTGATCTACCCGCTCTACCTCTACGCCCTCGTCCTGCTCATCGTCGGCGCGACGGTGCTGGTCAACCGGCGGCTGGAGGACTCCCACATCGGGCGGGCGTGGGAGGCCATACGGGAAGATCAAACCGCCGCGCAGGCCATGGGAGTGCCGCTGGTGCGCATGAAGCTCCTCGCCTTCGCCTGCGGCGCTTCCTTCGCGGGCGCGGTGGGCGTGCTCTTCTCCGCCAAGCAGATCTTCATCAACCCCGAGTCCTTCACCTTCATGGAGTCGATCGGCGTCCTCGCCATGATCATCCTGGGTGGCATGGGCTCGATCCCCGGCGCCATCCTGGGCGCCACGGTCGTGACCGTGCTCAACCTCCAGGTCCTCAAGGGGCTCTCGCTCTGGGTCAACGAGCTCCGCAACGCCGGCGTGGAGATCTTCGGCTACAACCTGGCCAACCTGCCGACCCAGCTCGAGCCGGCCAAGTACGAGCGCATGGTCTTCGGCCTCATCCTGGTGCTGATGATGATCTTCCGCCCGCAGGGCATCCTGCCGGCGCAGCGCCGCACGCGCGAGCTCGACGAGCCCTGA
- a CDS encoding branched-chain amino acid ABC transporter permease, with the protein MDVDLLIGIFPQVLLDGITLGFMYALIALGYTMVYGVLEFINFAHSEIFILGSFVGAEVLLGLQARGALETWSPFLLVLVALLVGMLASGLLAAGVERVAYRPLRNAPRLIPLISAIGVSFFLQDAIRLFESLWRNAFNIVYPPMDVMNERFELTPSIDISVKSLVVIGASLLMLWGLHSLVNRTKIGKAIRAVAEDQGAASLMGINVNRMISLTFLIGGAMGGGAGVLFGVQYSLINPYTGFIPGLKAFTAAVLGGIGNIPGAMLGGLLLGLLEAFGASYLSLLTGGAFGAEYKDILAFSILILILIFRPKGLLGEVVRERA; encoded by the coding sequence ATGGACGTTGATCTCCTGATCGGCATCTTCCCGCAGGTCCTGCTCGACGGCATCACGCTCGGCTTCATGTACGCCCTGATCGCCCTCGGCTACACCATGGTGTACGGCGTCCTCGAGTTCATCAACTTCGCCCACTCCGAGATCTTCATCCTCGGGTCCTTCGTGGGCGCCGAGGTCCTGCTGGGGCTCCAGGCGCGCGGCGCCCTCGAGACGTGGTCGCCCTTCCTGCTCGTGCTCGTGGCGCTCCTGGTGGGCATGCTCGCGAGCGGGCTCTTGGCGGCGGGCGTCGAGCGGGTCGCGTACCGCCCGCTCCGAAACGCCCCGCGGCTGATTCCGCTGATCTCGGCGATCGGGGTCAGCTTCTTCCTCCAGGACGCGATCCGCCTCTTCGAATCGCTCTGGCGCAACGCCTTCAACATCGTCTACCCGCCGATGGACGTGATGAACGAGCGCTTCGAGCTGACGCCGTCGATCGACATCTCGGTCAAGTCGCTCGTCGTGATCGGCGCCTCCCTCCTGATGCTCTGGGGGCTGCACAGCCTCGTCAACCGCACCAAGATCGGCAAGGCCATCCGCGCCGTCGCCGAGGACCAGGGGGCCGCGTCCCTCATGGGCATCAACGTCAACCGGATGATCTCGCTGACTTTCCTGATCGGCGGCGCCATGGGCGGCGGCGCGGGTGTGCTCTTCGGCGTGCAGTACAGCCTCATCAACCCGTACACGGGCTTCATCCCCGGGCTCAAGGCCTTCACCGCGGCGGTGCTCGGCGGCATCGGCAACATCCCGGGCGCCATGCTCGGCGGGCTCCTCCTGGGGCTGCTCGAGGCCTTTGGCGCCTCCTACCTCTCGCTGCTGACGGGCGGAGCCTTCGGCGCCGAGTACAAGGACATCCTCGCGTTCTCCATCCTGATCCTCATCCTGATCTTCCGCCCCAAGGGCCTCCTCGGCGAAGTCGTCAGGGAGCGCGCGTGA
- a CDS encoding branched-chain amino acid ABC transporter substrate-binding protein — protein sequence MRTFRIRHVLTALAIAALLLPATAQVDAQSKGTIKIASQSPLSGGQAALGEGIKLGAQLAVEKLKGNLEKMGYKVEFVPFDDQAKPDVGVANAKNIISDKDIMAVIGHLNSGVAIPSSEVYKEVNVVMVSPANTNPVVTDRGYPNINRVCGRDDVQGVVGSEFAHGTMKVKSAAIVHDKTQYGQSIAEFFKADAEKKGIKVVAFEGTEEKSNFDPILTPIKAKNPDVIYFGGIYDQGAPFFKQAREKGIKAKFMGPDGMDSSDLTKIAGKSVVGMHYTSAAGPASALPKAKAFVDEFKKKFGKNPEPYAAEAYDAATIAVKAIEDVAKGGKKVTREDVSTAVRKAKLSGITGDIAFDSKGDRLKAQYFVLTVVSDDPAKWGDNKIVKQLTIAPPAAKK from the coding sequence ATGAGGACCTTTCGAATCCGCCACGTACTAACCGCCCTCGCGATCGCCGCGCTGCTGCTGCCGGCCACGGCGCAGGTGGATGCCCAGTCCAAGGGCACCATCAAGATCGCCTCCCAGAGCCCACTCTCAGGCGGCCAGGCCGCGCTGGGCGAAGGCATCAAGCTCGGCGCCCAGCTGGCCGTCGAGAAGCTCAAGGGCAATCTCGAGAAGATGGGCTACAAGGTCGAGTTCGTGCCCTTCGACGATCAGGCCAAGCCCGACGTCGGCGTCGCCAACGCCAAGAACATCATCTCTGACAAGGACATCATGGCCGTGATCGGCCACCTGAACTCCGGCGTGGCGATCCCCTCGTCGGAGGTCTACAAGGAAGTCAACGTCGTGATGGTCTCGCCGGCCAACACGAACCCCGTCGTGACGGATCGCGGCTATCCCAACATCAACCGCGTCTGCGGCCGCGACGACGTCCAGGGCGTGGTCGGCTCCGAGTTCGCCCACGGGACCATGAAGGTCAAGAGCGCCGCCATCGTCCACGACAAGACGCAGTACGGGCAGAGCATCGCGGAGTTCTTCAAGGCCGACGCCGAGAAGAAGGGCATCAAGGTGGTCGCCTTCGAGGGCACGGAGGAGAAGTCGAACTTCGACCCGATCCTCACGCCCATCAAGGCCAAGAACCCCGACGTCATCTACTTCGGCGGCATCTACGACCAGGGCGCGCCCTTCTTCAAGCAGGCGCGCGAGAAGGGCATCAAGGCCAAGTTCATGGGCCCCGACGGCATGGACTCCTCCGACCTGACCAAGATCGCCGGCAAGTCGGTCGTGGGCATGCACTACACCTCGGCGGCCGGGCCGGCTTCGGCGCTGCCCAAGGCCAAGGCTTTCGTGGACGAATTCAAAAAGAAGTTCGGCAAGAATCCCGAACCCTACGCGGCCGAGGCCTACGACGCGGCCACCATCGCCGTGAAGGCCATCGAGGACGTCGCCAAGGGCGGCAAGAAGGTGACGCGCGAGGACGTCTCGACCGCGGTCCGCAAGGCCAAGCTCTCCGGGATCACGGGCGACATCGCGTTCGACTCGAAGGGTGACCGCCTGAAGGCCCAGTACTTCGTGCTGACGGTCGTGAGCGACGACCCGGCGAAGTGGGGCGACAACAAGATCGTCAAGCAGCTCACCATCGCGCCGCCCGCGGCCAAGAAGTAG
- a CDS encoding tetratricopeptide repeat protein, whose protein sequence is MSGALLTLRRVGVPCLIFAAAFLTFLPALSADFVNWDDFDNVVNNTGVHGLRTAQLQWMWTGTVLGHWIPLTWMSFGLNYALGGLNPRGYHLLNLLLHAASATVFFFIARRLLRAAGAAAAEPGLSVGAGFAALLFAVHPLRVESVVWVTERKDVLCGFFFMLAVLAYLRAAAEDATLRRGWTYASLAATAAALLSKAAAMPLPAVLLLLDVYPLGRARVLGWRRCLLEKLPWAAVAAIGGFIALRVVLTGTGVTGYETYGPGSRVAMTAYTFSFYPARWLWPVRLIPLYELPVDVRLLAPRFLIPALAFVAVTALLWALRRVFPAGLAAWALSVLILLPISGIVHAGNQLAHDRYSYLSGLGFAALAGGGLARLLDARSRGRVSAVIARSVLAGAAAVLFVLAVGAWDQSKVWQDSETLWRWSVNVEPDCSICWNNLGTSLTVRKRHAEAEAAFRRAFALRPRRATFANNIATALHGQNKDKEAEEMLHLALRLEPNLTGALANLGAVYLQQGKYAESLPYYRQAFAQDPGFKGLVPNYSQALVARAAEERRAGRALVAKALLQEALAVNPGDAEARRQLQALLAEPGRVDGGPAGPRPTR, encoded by the coding sequence ATGAGCGGGGCCCTTCTGACGCTCCGTCGCGTCGGCGTGCCCTGCCTGATCTTCGCCGCGGCCTTCCTCACCTTCCTCCCGGCGCTGAGCGCGGACTTCGTCAACTGGGACGACTTCGACAACGTCGTGAACAACACGGGCGTCCACGGCTTGCGGACGGCGCAGCTCCAGTGGATGTGGACGGGCACGGTTCTCGGCCACTGGATCCCGCTGACCTGGATGAGCTTCGGGCTGAACTACGCGCTCGGCGGGCTCAACCCGCGCGGCTACCACCTCCTCAACCTGCTGCTGCACGCGGCCAGCGCCACGGTCTTCTTCTTCATCGCCCGCCGGCTGCTGCGCGCCGCCGGGGCCGCCGCCGCCGAGCCCGGCCTGTCCGTCGGGGCGGGCTTCGCGGCGCTGCTCTTCGCGGTCCATCCGCTACGTGTCGAGTCCGTCGTGTGGGTGACCGAGCGGAAGGATGTCCTCTGCGGCTTCTTCTTCATGCTCGCGGTCCTGGCCTACCTGCGCGCCGCGGCGGAGGACGCGACACTCCGGCGAGGGTGGACGTACGCATCGCTCGCCGCCACCGCGGCCGCACTGCTGTCAAAGGCGGCCGCGATGCCGCTGCCGGCCGTGCTTCTGCTCCTCGACGTCTACCCGCTCGGGCGCGCGCGGGTCCTCGGCTGGCGGCGCTGCCTGCTCGAAAAGCTCCCGTGGGCCGCGGTCGCGGCCATCGGCGGCTTCATCGCCCTCCGGGTGGTGCTCACGGGCACCGGGGTGACGGGCTACGAGACGTACGGCCCGGGCTCTCGCGTCGCGATGACCGCCTACACCTTCAGCTTCTACCCGGCGCGCTGGCTCTGGCCCGTGAGGCTGATCCCGCTGTATGAGCTGCCGGTGGACGTGCGCCTCCTGGCCCCGCGCTTCCTGATCCCGGCACTCGCCTTCGTCGCGGTCACGGCGCTGCTGTGGGCGCTCCGGCGCGTCTTCCCTGCCGGGCTCGCGGCCTGGGCGCTGTCGGTCCTCATACTCCTCCCGATCAGCGGGATCGTGCACGCCGGCAACCAGCTGGCCCACGACCGCTACAGCTATCTCTCGGGACTCGGCTTCGCGGCGCTGGCGGGCGGCGGACTCGCCCGGCTCCTCGACGCCCGCTCGCGCGGCCGTGTGAGCGCCGTCATCGCCAGAAGCGTGCTCGCCGGCGCCGCCGCGGTGCTGTTCGTGCTGGCTGTCGGCGCCTGGGACCAGTCCAAGGTCTGGCAGGACTCGGAGACGCTGTGGCGGTGGTCGGTCAACGTCGAGCCCGACTGCTCCATCTGCTGGAACAACCTCGGCACGTCCCTCACGGTCCGAAAGCGCCATGCGGAGGCGGAAGCGGCCTTCCGCCGGGCCTTCGCGCTCCGCCCAAGGCGCGCCACGTTCGCGAACAATATCGCGACTGCGCTTCACGGGCAGAACAAGGACAAGGAGGCCGAGGAGATGCTCCACCTCGCGCTGCGACTCGAGCCCAACCTGACCGGGGCGCTGGCCAACCTGGGCGCCGTGTACTTGCAGCAGGGTAAGTACGCCGAGTCCCTGCCCTACTACCGCCAGGCCTTCGCCCAGGACCCGGGATTCAAAGGCCTCGTCCCCAACTACTCGCAGGCCCTGGTCGCGCGCGCGGCGGAGGAGCGCAGGGCGGGACGCGCGCTGGTCGCCAAGGCGCTCCTCCAGGAGGCGCTCGCCGTCAACCCGGGCGATGCCGAGGCGCGACGCCAGCTCCAGGCGCTCCTGGCCGAGCCGGGCCGCGTGGATGGAGGTCCGGCTGGGCCGCGCCCGACCCGTTGA
- a CDS encoding tetratricopeptide repeat protein: MSIPRRALLPALVFAVAFLTFWPGLSGEFVNWDDDVNFLANPNFRGLGWSNLRWMFTTTLMGHWIPLTWLTLGVNYVLGGMAPWGYHLGNLLLHAANAVVFYAVARRLLAAGTGGERTQGAVAWGAAAAAAVFAVHPLRVESVAWVTERRDVLSGLFFLLAVLGYLNAVERGAGGRLDSRWRAASLGLFAAALLSKASTMMLPAALLVLDIYPLRRRGVGLAVLLREKIGYFALAGVGAAVALVAVRQGATVTGYAAYGLGARAAMTLYSLLFYPWRFLWPVELSPMYELPARVDPLAWRFLLPMVAVPAITAALIVLRRRWPGGLAAWVYSALLVLPVSGAVHAGYQLAHDRYSYLSGLGFNVLAGGGIAWLLDARARGRVSAMITRSATAGAAAALLFLAAASWDQSKVWADSETLWRWAANLDSECAVCWNNLGHALSGQKRHPEAEAAYRRVAALRPMTASLANNIAIALAGQRKDADAEAMLREALRLDPNLTGALLNLGSYEAQTGRFAEALAHLRKAYALDPRFSGSVKELAQALVAAAAAERKAGRPDQAMALYQEALTVQPGNAQARDGLEALSAGRPADGLGR, translated from the coding sequence ATGAGCATCCCGCGCCGCGCGCTCCTCCCCGCCCTCGTCTTCGCCGTCGCCTTCCTGACCTTCTGGCCGGGCTTGAGCGGCGAGTTCGTCAACTGGGACGACGACGTCAACTTTCTCGCGAACCCCAACTTCCGGGGCCTCGGCTGGAGCAACCTCCGCTGGATGTTCACGACGACGCTGATGGGGCACTGGATCCCGCTCACGTGGCTGACGCTCGGGGTGAACTACGTCCTCGGGGGGATGGCGCCGTGGGGCTATCACCTGGGCAATCTGCTGCTGCACGCGGCCAACGCGGTGGTGTTCTACGCCGTGGCGCGGCGGCTGCTGGCGGCGGGGACCGGGGGGGAACGGACGCAGGGGGCGGTGGCGTGGGGCGCGGCGGCGGCAGCGGCGGTGTTCGCGGTGCACCCGCTGCGGGTCGAGTCGGTGGCCTGGGTGACGGAGCGGCGCGACGTGCTGAGCGGGTTGTTCTTCCTGCTGGCCGTGCTGGGCTATCTCAACGCGGTCGAGCGGGGGGCAGGCGGGCGGCTTGACTCGCGGTGGCGCGCGGCGTCGCTGGGGCTCTTTGCCGCCGCGCTGCTGTCCAAGGCCTCGACCATGATGCTGCCGGCGGCGTTGCTGGTGCTGGACATCTATCCGCTGCGGCGGCGCGGCGTGGGCCTAGCGGTACTGCTGCGAGAGAAGATCGGGTACTTCGCGCTGGCCGGGGTGGGGGCGGCGGTCGCGCTGGTGGCGGTGCGGCAGGGGGCGACGGTGACGGGGTACGCGGCGTACGGTCTCGGGGCGCGCGCGGCGATGACGCTGTACAGCCTGCTGTTCTACCCGTGGAGGTTCCTGTGGCCGGTGGAGCTGTCGCCGATGTACGAGCTGCCGGCGCGGGTCGATCCTCTGGCGTGGCGGTTCCTGCTGCCGATGGTGGCGGTGCCGGCCATCACGGCCGCGCTGATCGTGCTGCGGCGGCGGTGGCCGGGGGGGCTCGCGGCGTGGGTGTATTCGGCGCTCCTGGTGCTGCCGGTGAGCGGGGCGGTGCACGCCGGGTATCAGCTGGCCCACGACCGGTACAGCTATCTCTCGGGGCTGGGCTTCAACGTCCTTGCCGGCGGCGGGATCGCCTGGCTGCTCGACGCCCGGGCGCGCGGGCGCGTGAGCGCCATGATCACCCGAAGCGCGACGGCGGGAGCGGCCGCGGCGCTGCTGTTCCTAGCCGCCGCGTCCTGGGACCAGTCGAAGGTCTGGGCGGACTCCGAGACGCTCTGGCGCTGGGCCGCGAACCTCGACTCCGAGTGCGCGGTGTGCTGGAACAACCTCGGGCACGCGCTGAGCGGCCAGAAGCGGCACCCCGAGGCGGAGGCGGCCTACCGCCGGGTGGCCGCGCTCCGCCCGATGACCGCGAGCCTCGCCAACAACATCGCGATCGCCCTCGCAGGCCAGAGGAAGGACGCCGACGCCGAAGCGATGCTGCGGGAGGCGCTCCGCCTCGACCCGAACCTCACCGGGGCCCTGCTCAACCTGGGCTCGTACGAAGCCCAGACGGGGCGCTTCGCGGAGGCCCTCGCCCACCTCCGGAAGGCCTACGCGCTCGACCCGAGGTTCTCCGGCTCGGTGAAGGAGCTGGCGCAAGCGCTCGTCGCGGCAGCCGCCGCCGAGCGCAAGGCCGGGCGGCCGGACCAAGCCATGGCGCTCTACCAGGAAGCGCTCACGGTGCAGCCCGGCAACGCGCAGGCGCGGGATGGGCTCGAGGCGCTCTCGGCCGGGCGACCGGCCGACGGGCTTGGGCGATGA